CAACCCGGCGTGTCCCCTGACCCACCTCCGCGGGTGTCCTGTCCACCCCGCCTGAACAGCGGTTCTGTCGACCATCCGTGAGACTCCGTCAACAACTTTGGCATGAGCGCTTCCCGGCCAGGCTACTGCCTGGTATCAAAAATGTGACCCGCGTCACTGTGACCCGCGTCACTTCAGTGGAGGTGCCCGTGCGCCCTGCCCGTCGCGTCGTGTCCGTCGCCACCACGGCGATCCTTCTCTCCCTGACCACCCTCATGAGCGCCACCGACGCCTTCGCGGCGTCGGAGCGCTACGCCGCCCTCGGGGACTCCTACTCGGCCGGCGTCGGCGCCGGCAGCTACACGAGTGAGAGCGGCGGCTGCAAGCGCAGCACCAAGGCCTACCCCTACCTCTGGAAGAACGCCCACGCGCCGGCCGCGTTCGCCTTCGCGGCCTGTTCGGGGGCGAGAACCGGCGACGTCCTCAACAACCAGCTGTCCGTGCTCGACTCCTCGACCACCCTGATCAGCATCACCATCGGAGGCAACGACGCGGGCTTCGCGAGCACCATGCAGACCTGCGTCCTGGAGAGCGACAGCTCCTGCCTGGCGGCGGTGGACGCGGCCAAGAACTACGCCACCACCACCCTGCCCGGCAAGCTGGACCAGGTGTACTCGGCGATCCACAGCAAGGCGCCCAACGCCCACGTGGTGGTGCTCGGCTACCCGCACCTCTACCAGGTGCCCGGCTCCTGCATCCTCGGGATCTCGGACACCAAGCGCCGGGCCATCAACGGCGCCGCCGACGTCCTGGACGACGTGATCTCCAAGCGCGCCGCCAACGCCGGCTTCACCTACCAGGACGTCCGCAACGCCTTCGCCACCCACGAGATCTGCGGCAGCAGCACCCGCTGGCTCAACAGCACCACCCTGCCGGTCGACGAGAGCTACCACCCCAACGCGGCCGGCCAGTCCGGCGGCTACCTCCCGTCCTTCACCGCCGGCGCCTGATCCACCGAGCCGACCGACCCGAGGAGCCGGCCGACCCGCAGAGAGCCGGCCGAGCCGGTCGGCGGAGTCCGGTCCGGGGGCGCTCACCCGCCCCGGGCCGGGCCCTACCCGTGGTAGAGCTCCTCGATGTCCGCCGCGTAGTGGTCGGCGATCGCGTGCCGGCGGAGTTTCAGGGACGGGGTGAGCAGACCGTCGTCGAGGCTGAACTCCCGGGGCAGCAGCCGGAAGGCGCGGATCGACTCGGCCCGCGACACGGTGGTGTTCGCGGCGGCCACCGCCCGCTGGATCTCGGCGTGCAGTTCGCCGTCGGAGAGCGCCGCCCAGATGTCCAGCTGTTCCCGGCCGCGGACCTTCAGCCAGTGGGCGAGGGCCTGGGCGTCCAGGGTGATCAGCGCGGCCACGTACGGCCGGTCGTCGCCCACCACCAGGCACTGCGCGACCAGCGGGTGGGCCCGGACCCGTTCCTCCAGCGCGGAGGGCGCGAGGTTCTTGCCGCTGCTGGTGATGATGAGTTCCTTCTTGCGGCCGGTGATGGTGAGGTAGCCGTCCCCGTCCAGCGAGCCGATGTCGCCGGTGGCCAGCCAGCCGTCGTAGAGCGCGTCGGCGGTGCACTGCGGGTGGTTGAGGTAGCCGCCGAAGACGCCGGGCCCGCGGACCCACACCTCGCCGTCCTCGCCGATCGCCACCGAGGCCCCGGGTACCGGCCGCCCGACGGTGCCGAAGCTGGGCTTGCCCGCCGGGTTGGCGGTGATCGCGGCGGAGGTCTCGGTGAGCCCGTACCCCTCGTACACCGTCATGCCGGCGCCGGCGAAGAACAGTCCGAGGTCGCGGCTGAGGCTGGAGCCGCCGCACATCACGCTGCGCACCCGGCCGCCGAGCACCCCGCGCAGCCGGGAGTACACCAGCCGGTCGTAGGCGGCGTGCCGGATCCGCAGCGCGGGGCTCGGGCCCGGGCCGCGGCCGAGGCCGCGCTGCTCGCGGGCGGCGGCCCAGGTGGTGGCCACCTCCACGGCCTGTTCGAACAGCTCCAGCCGGCCGTCGAGTTCGGCGGCCTCGCGGGCCCGCTGGTAGATCTTCTCGAAGATGTAGGGGACGGCGTGCAGGAAGGTGGACCGGAAGGTGGCCAGCGCCGGCAGCAGGGTGTCGGTGCCGAGCTGTCCGTGGTGGCCGATCCGGATACCGCCGCGGAACGCCGCCACCTGCACCATCCGGCCGTACACATGGGCCAGCGGCAGGAAGATCAGGGTGGCCGGCGGCACTCCGCCGGTGTCCTGGAACACCTCGCCCCAGCCGGCCAGCAGGGCGTCGGCCGCGCCGGCGAAGTTGCCGTGGGTGAGCAGACAGCCCTTGGGGCGTCCGGTGGTGCCGGAGGTGTAGATGACGGTGGCCACGGTGTCCGGGGTGACGCCCAGGCGCTGACGGTGGACCAGCGAGTCCGGCACGCCGCGGCCGTCCGCGACCAGCTCGGCCACGCAGTCCTGGTCGAGCTGCCAGATCCCGGTCAGGTCGGGCAGTGCGTCGCAGACCGCGCCGACGGTCATCGCGTGGTCCTCGTGCTCCACCACGCAGGCCACCGCCTGGGTCTCGGCGAGGATCCAGCGGACCTGCTCGGCGGCGGCCGTCGGGTACACCGGCACGCTGATCGCGCCGATCGACCAGAGCGCGTAGTCGAACAGCGCCCACTCGTACCGGGTGGTGGACATCACCGCCACCCGGTCGCCGTACCGCACCCCGCGGGTGAGCAGGCCCTTGGCCAGGGCCAGCACCTCGTCCCGGAACCGCAGCGCGGTCACCGGCAGCCAGTCCCCGTCCTGCCGGCGGGAGAGCTGTACCAGGCCGGGGTCGCGGTCCGCGGTGTCGTACACCGAGTCGGCCAGGCCGCCGACCGACCCGTCGGTCAGGGCAGGGCTGCTGAACTCGCGCACGAAACCCCCGATCCCGTGTCCCGGGCCTCACGCGCGCCCGGAGCGGATGGCTGCGAAGGTACCGGATCACCGATCCGCTGCCCAGAGCCGTCGGCCCCCGGTGCGGCAATCGGCACGTGCCAGTTCGTCGAGTGCCGCGCGGCGGGCCCGCGCGCCCGGGCGGCCGGGCCGCAAAACGGGACGATCCGGGCAGGCTTCCGGGCAATGGACGTTCACCCTTCGAACGGGTGGTCATCCAGTAGTAAGCTCGCGCAGCCCGTACCGCACCCCTGTCCGCGCCTGGCGAAAACCCCGACCGAGGACCCCATGCGTCTGCGCCGCAGCTCGATCCGCGCGAGGATCATCGCGCTGCTCATGGTGCCCATCGTGGCGCTCAGCGGGCTGTGGGTCTACGCGACCCTGGTGACCACGGGCGACGCCTGGAGCCAGCTGGAACTGAGCGACACCTACAAGGCGTTCGGCGACCCCGCCGACCAGTACGCCGAGGACCTCCAGGCCGAGCGGCTGGCCGCCGTGCTGAGACTCGCCGATCCCGGCTCCGGGCCCGCCGCCGAGGCCTACAAGCAGGCCCAGACCGTCACCGACCGGGACCTCCAACTGCTGCGCTACCTGGCGAACGGCAGCGACGCCGGCAAGCTCGACCCCGAGCAGCGCGTCCGCCTCCAGGACCTGCTCGCCCTCGGCGAGCAGCTCAACGCCATCCGCAGCCAGGTCGGCCAGGGCCGGGAGGCCTGGGACTACGCCCTCAAGGACTACAGCGACCTCATCCAGCCGGTCTTCTCCTTCCGTGCGGCCTTCGTCAGCAAGCAGACCGGCAAGCTCCCCCGCCAGGGCACCCTGCTGATCGAGCTGGCCCGCGCCCGCGAGTACCTGGCCCGGGAGGCCGCCGCCATGCGGGGGCTGCGGACCGGCCCGATGGACGAGCGCAAGGTCCAGGTCGCCCTGGACAGCATGCACAGCCAGCAGGCGCTGTTCCGGATCTACGTCGCCGAACTCGACCAGCGCGACAAGCAGGCCTACGACAACCTCCGCACCAGCGTCGCCTGGACGGTGCTGACCAGCTCCGAGCGGGCCTTCGAGGACAGCGCCGACCGCGCCCGCGAGGTCCGCAGCAGCAGCGAGGACCCCTGGCACTCCACCGCCGACCGGGTGCTGGACGACCTGTCCGCGCTCAACGACCGGCTGGCCTCGGCGATCGGCGAGCGGGCCCGCGCGTACGCGGTCAACGCGCTGGTGCAGGGCGGCATCGCCGGTGTGGTCGGCCTCGGCGCGGTGGTGCTCTCCATCCTGATCTCCTTCCGGATCGGCCGGGGCCTGGCCCGCGAGCTGGTCGGCCTGCGCAACGCGGCCCTGGACCTGTCCGGCACCCGGCTGCCCTCGGTGATGCTGCGGCTGCGCCGCGGCGAGCCGGTGGACGTGGCCTCCGAGGTGCCCGAGCTGGACTTCGGCTCGGCCGAGATCGGCCAGGTCGGCCGGGCCTTCAACGACGTCCAGCGGGCCGCCGTCGGGGCGGTGGTCGAGCAGGCCGAGCTGCGCCGCGGCGTGGCCGCCGTCTTCGTCAACCTGGCCCGCCGCAGCCAGGTGCTGCTGCACCGCCAGCTGACCCTGCTGGACACCATGGAGCGGCGCACCGAGGACCCGCGGGAGCTGGAGGACCTGTTCCGGCTGGACCACCTGACCACCCGTATGCGCCGGCACGCCGAGGGTCTGATCATCCTCTCCGGCGGCTCGCCCGGCCGGGCCTGGCGCAAGCCGGTGCGGATGGTGGACGTGGTGCGCGCGGCGGTCGGCGAGGTCGAGGACTACGCGCGGGTGATCGTCCGCCCGTTCCCGGGCACCGGCCTGCTCGGCAGCTCCGTCGCGGACGTCACCCACCTGATCGCCGAGCTGGTCGAGAACGCCACCGTCTACTCCCCGCCGCAGACCCAGGTCACCGTCCAGGGCGAGGTGGTCGCGCACGGCTTCTGCCTGGAGATCGACGACCGCGGGCTCGGCCTGAGCGAGCAGGCGCTGGAGGAGATCAACCAGCGGCTCGCGGTGGAGCAGGAGTTCGACCTCGCCGACACCGACCGGCTCGGCCTGTTCGTGGTCAGCCGGCTGGCCCGCCGGCACGGCATCCGGGTGCACCTGCGGCCCTCGCCGTACGGGGGCACCACGGCCGTCGTGCTGATTCCGCGCGAGCTGCTCGCCGAGGCCGTCGACGTGGTACCGGAGCCGACCGCGGCCCGGACCGCCGCGGAGAGCGCCCCGGCCGTCCCCGTCACCCCCGTCACCCCCGCCGCCCCGCCCGGGCAGCGGCCGGCCCGGGCGGCGCGCCGGGTGGGCGGCCCCCGCCCGGCCGCGGTGGAGCCCGCCGCGACCCCCGGCGGCCTGCCGCGCCGACGGACCGCCGCCGAGGTCGCGGCCGCAGCACCCGACGGCACCGGGCGCCACCGGCGCGCCGACAGCCCGGCCGAGGAGCAGGCCCCGCCCGCCGGGGTCCCGCACGCCGCCCCGGCCGCCGGACCGGGCGGGCTGCCCCGCCGGGTGCGGCAGGCCAGCCTGGCGCCGCAGCTGAAGGAGGCCGCCGCCGAGCGGGCCGCCGCCGGTGCTGGCACCGGAACCGAGCGGGAGCGCGAGCGCAGCCCCGAGGAGGCCCGGGCCACCTTCGCCTCCTTCCAGCGCGGCTTCCAGCGCGGCCGCGGCGACCGGCTCCAGCCGGCCTCGCTCACCGTCGTCCCGACCCCGCCCGGCCTCGCGCCCGTGGTGGACCGGACCTTCGCCCCGCCCCAGTTGCGGGCCCTGCCGTCGGCCCGGGTGCCGGCGGCGCTCCCCGCGGCACCCGCCGCACCGGGGGACCGGCAGCCGCCGGACACCCCGGACCGACCCTCGCCCCAGGCAGAACCTGCACAACCCGCACCAGCGGAAGGAACCGAAACATGAGCACGACTGCACGGCCGTCCGGAGACCTCGACTGGCTCCTGGACGACTTGGTGGGCCGTGTCGCGACGCTGAGGCATGCGGTGATCCTGTCCAGCGACGGGCTGGCGACCGGCGTCTCCAGCGGCCTCGCCCGCGAGGACGCCGAGCACCTGGCCGCCGTGGCGGCCGGATTCCACAGCCTGGCCAAGGGGGCCGGACGGCACTTCCAGGTCGGCGGCGTCCGGCAGACCATGGTCGAGCTGGACGAGGCGTTCCTGTTCATCACCGCGGCCGGCGACGGCAGCTGCCTGGCCGTGCTGAGCGACGCCGAGTCGGACGTCGGCCAGATCGCGTACGAGATGGCCCTGCTGGTCAAGCGGGTCGGAGAGCACCTGGCCGCCGAGCCGCGGACCGAGACCGAGACCGCCCCGCCGGGGAGATGAGGGATCCGATCATGGAGGAAGCCGCCCCCGAGCCCGACCTCGCCGAGGCCGGGACCGAGGAGACCGCCGCCGCGCCGGCCACCCATCCGGTGGCCGGCGGGCCGGCGGCCCGGGAATCCGAGCACGAGGAGCCGGAGGACGAGGGCGCCGAGCCGTTCGTCGACCTCTTCGCGCCCCGCACGCCCGTGGACGACCGCTGGTTCGACGACGACGCGGGCCCGGTGGTGCGGCTGTTCTCGATGACGAGGGGCCGGGCCCGGCCCGCCGAGGACGGCCTCTTCGACCTGATCTCCCTGGTACGGGCCACCGCCCCGGCCGGCCGGCCCGCCCCGGACCTCCACCTGGACCCGGAGCACCACGCGATCCTGGAGCTCTGCCGCGACGAACCACTGAGCGTCGCCGAGCTCGGCTCGTACACCGACCTGCCGGTCAGCGTGGTCCGGGTGCTGCTCGGGGATCTGCTGGACGCCGAGCTGATCGGCGTCACCCGGCCGGTCCGGATCGCCCAGCTGCCCGACGAGCGCCTGCTGCGGAGCGTGATCAATGGCCTCCGCGCACTCTGACGCCGCGCCGCGCGCCGCCGGCGGTCCCGGTGCCGCCGGCGCGCCCGCGTCGGCCTGGGGGGACGTCGCCCTCAAGATCCTGGTGGCCGGCGGGTTCGGGGCCGGCAAGACCACCCTGGTGGGCGCGGTGAGCGAGATCCGCCCGCTCCGCACCGAGGAACTGCTGAGCGAGCGCGGCCGGCCGGTGGACGACACCGCCGGGGTCGAGGCCAAGCGCACCACCACGGTGGCGATGGACTTCGGCCGGATCGACCTCGGCCCGGGCCTCGCCCTCTACCTCTTCGGCACGCCCGGGCAGGACCGCTTCTGGTTCGTCTGGGACGACCTGGCGCGCGGGGCACTGGGCGCGGTGGTGATCGCCGACACCCGGCGGCTGGCCGACTGCT
The window above is part of the Kitasatospora sp. HUAS MG31 genome. Proteins encoded here:
- a CDS encoding AMP-dependent synthetase/ligase, with the translated sequence MREFSSPALTDGSVGGLADSVYDTADRDPGLVQLSRRQDGDWLPVTALRFRDEVLALAKGLLTRGVRYGDRVAVMSTTRYEWALFDYALWSIGAISVPVYPTAAAEQVRWILAETQAVACVVEHEDHAMTVGAVCDALPDLTGIWQLDQDCVAELVADGRGVPDSLVHRQRLGVTPDTVATVIYTSGTTGRPKGCLLTHGNFAGAADALLAGWGEVFQDTGGVPPATLIFLPLAHVYGRMVQVAAFRGGIRIGHHGQLGTDTLLPALATFRSTFLHAVPYIFEKIYQRAREAAELDGRLELFEQAVEVATTWAAAREQRGLGRGPGPSPALRIRHAAYDRLVYSRLRGVLGGRVRSVMCGGSSLSRDLGLFFAGAGMTVYEGYGLTETSAAITANPAGKPSFGTVGRPVPGASVAIGEDGEVWVRGPGVFGGYLNHPQCTADALYDGWLATGDIGSLDGDGYLTITGRKKELIITSSGKNLAPSALEERVRAHPLVAQCLVVGDDRPYVAALITLDAQALAHWLKVRGREQLDIWAALSDGELHAEIQRAVAAANTTVSRAESIRAFRLLPREFSLDDGLLTPSLKLRRHAIADHYAADIEELYHG
- a CDS encoding roadblock/LC7 domain-containing protein yields the protein MSTTARPSGDLDWLLDDLVGRVATLRHAVILSSDGLATGVSSGLAREDAEHLAAVAAGFHSLAKGAGRHFQVGGVRQTMVELDEAFLFITAAGDGSCLAVLSDAESDVGQIAYEMALLVKRVGEHLAAEPRTETETAPPGR
- a CDS encoding DUF742 domain-containing protein, with protein sequence MEEAAPEPDLAEAGTEETAAAPATHPVAGGPAARESEHEEPEDEGAEPFVDLFAPRTPVDDRWFDDDAGPVVRLFSMTRGRARPAEDGLFDLISLVRATAPAGRPAPDLHLDPEHHAILELCRDEPLSVAELGSYTDLPVSVVRVLLGDLLDAELIGVTRPVRIAQLPDERLLRSVINGLRAL
- a CDS encoding GTP-binding protein, yielding MASAHSDAAPRAAGGPGAAGAPASAWGDVALKILVAGGFGAGKTTLVGAVSEIRPLRTEELLSERGRPVDDTAGVEAKRTTTVAMDFGRIDLGPGLALYLFGTPGQDRFWFVWDDLARGALGAVVIADTRRLADCFPSVDFFEQRGIPFLVAVNCFEGTEVFAPEDVRTALDLDPGVPVLLCDARRREDGKELLARLVEHAAALGRG
- a CDS encoding nitrate- and nitrite sensing domain-containing protein, which encodes MRLRRSSIRARIIALLMVPIVALSGLWVYATLVTTGDAWSQLELSDTYKAFGDPADQYAEDLQAERLAAVLRLADPGSGPAAEAYKQAQTVTDRDLQLLRYLANGSDAGKLDPEQRVRLQDLLALGEQLNAIRSQVGQGREAWDYALKDYSDLIQPVFSFRAAFVSKQTGKLPRQGTLLIELARAREYLAREAAAMRGLRTGPMDERKVQVALDSMHSQQALFRIYVAELDQRDKQAYDNLRTSVAWTVLTSSERAFEDSADRAREVRSSSEDPWHSTADRVLDDLSALNDRLASAIGERARAYAVNALVQGGIAGVVGLGAVVLSILISFRIGRGLARELVGLRNAALDLSGTRLPSVMLRLRRGEPVDVASEVPELDFGSAEIGQVGRAFNDVQRAAVGAVVEQAELRRGVAAVFVNLARRSQVLLHRQLTLLDTMERRTEDPRELEDLFRLDHLTTRMRRHAEGLIILSGGSPGRAWRKPVRMVDVVRAAVGEVEDYARVIVRPFPGTGLLGSSVADVTHLIAELVENATVYSPPQTQVTVQGEVVAHGFCLEIDDRGLGLSEQALEEINQRLAVEQEFDLADTDRLGLFVVSRLARRHGIRVHLRPSPYGGTTAVVLIPRELLAEAVDVVPEPTAARTAAESAPAVPVTPVTPAAPPGQRPARAARRVGGPRPAAVEPAATPGGLPRRRTAAEVAAAAPDGTGRHRRADSPAEEQAPPAGVPHAAPAAGPGGLPRRVRQASLAPQLKEAAAERAAAGAGTGTERERERSPEEARATFASFQRGFQRGRGDRLQPASLTVVPTPPGLAPVVDRTFAPPQLRALPSARVPAALPAAPAAPGDRQPPDTPDRPSPQAEPAQPAPAEGTET
- a CDS encoding SGNH/GDSL hydrolase family protein, coding for MSATDAFAASERYAALGDSYSAGVGAGSYTSESGGCKRSTKAYPYLWKNAHAPAAFAFAACSGARTGDVLNNQLSVLDSSTTLISITIGGNDAGFASTMQTCVLESDSSCLAAVDAAKNYATTTLPGKLDQVYSAIHSKAPNAHVVVLGYPHLYQVPGSCILGISDTKRRAINGAADVLDDVISKRAANAGFTYQDVRNAFATHEICGSSTRWLNSTTLPVDESYHPNAAGQSGGYLPSFTAGA